Proteins encoded by one window of Pseudomonas tructae:
- a CDS encoding SDR family oxidoreductase gives MNPFNAMLEGRRVLVTGGARGLGYAFAQAIGQAGARVVIADILAERVQQAAYELREQGLQVSGVTLDLGNPDSITACVAAATAELGGLDGLVNNASITNSGGKTCEQLDIDTWDQVMQVNVRGTWLMTRACLPALRASGKGAVINLASDTPLWGAPNLLAYVASKGAIIAMTRSLARELGTDNITVNAIAPGLVLVEATAYVPEARHRLYTEQRAIQRPQLPEDVSGAVLFALSDLSRFITGQTLPVNGGFVMP, from the coding sequence ATGAACCCATTCAACGCCATGCTCGAAGGCCGCCGCGTGCTGGTCACCGGTGGCGCCCGCGGCCTGGGCTATGCCTTCGCCCAGGCCATTGGCCAGGCTGGTGCCCGGGTGGTGATCGCCGACATCCTCGCCGAGCGCGTCCAGCAGGCAGCCTACGAGCTGCGCGAACAAGGCCTGCAGGTGAGCGGCGTGACCCTCGACCTCGGCAACCCCGATTCGATCACGGCCTGCGTCGCCGCGGCCACCGCTGAACTGGGCGGCCTCGATGGCCTGGTCAACAACGCCTCGATCACCAACTCCGGCGGCAAGACCTGCGAGCAACTGGACATCGACACCTGGGACCAGGTCATGCAGGTCAACGTCCGTGGCACCTGGCTGATGACCCGCGCCTGCCTGCCGGCCCTGCGCGCCAGCGGCAAGGGCGCGGTAATCAACCTGGCCTCCGACACACCGCTGTGGGGCGCGCCGAACCTGCTGGCCTACGTCGCCAGCAAGGGCGCGATCATCGCCATGACCCGCAGCCTGGCCCGCGAACTGGGCACTGACAACATCACCGTCAATGCCATCGCCCCCGGCCTGGTGCTGGTCGAAGCCACCGCCTATGTGCCCGAGGCGCGCCATCGCCTGTACACCGAACAACGGGCGATTCAGCGCCCGCAACTGCCCGAGGACGTCAGTGGCGCCGTGCTGTTCGCCCTGTCCGACCTGTCGCGTTTCATCACTGGACAAACCCTGCCGGTCAACGGCGGGTTCGTCATGCCTTGA
- a CDS encoding IclR family transcriptional regulator — MNDSDLLKDNQDKYIVPGLERGLLLLCEFSRQNRTLTAPELARRLELPRSTIFRLLTTLETMGFVTRSGNEYRLGMSVLRLGFEYLASLELTELGQPLLARLCDHLNYPSNLVVRDGRSIVYVAKVSPPSVFSSAVNVGTRLPAHATVLGRILLEDLSLAELRELYPEEHLEQHSPCTPKTVLELFDLVQSDRQRGYVSGEGFFESSISTIAAPVRDHSGRVVAAMGVTIPSVQVAHINFDGLLGHVRGSADELSRLLNYTPHAGNGRVTALMRD, encoded by the coding sequence ATGAATGATTCGGATCTGTTGAAAGACAACCAGGACAAGTACATCGTCCCCGGCCTTGAGCGCGGCCTGTTGCTGCTCTGTGAATTCAGCCGGCAAAACCGCACCCTCACCGCGCCAGAACTGGCGCGGCGCCTGGAGCTGCCGCGCTCGACCATCTTCCGCCTGCTGACCACCCTGGAAACCATGGGTTTCGTCACCCGCAGCGGCAATGAATACCGCCTGGGCATGTCGGTACTGCGCCTGGGCTTCGAGTACCTGGCTTCGCTGGAGCTGACCGAACTGGGCCAGCCGCTGCTGGCGCGGCTGTGCGATCACCTGAACTACCCGAGCAACCTGGTGGTGCGCGACGGTCGCTCGATCGTTTATGTGGCCAAGGTGTCGCCGCCGTCGGTGTTCTCCAGCGCGGTCAACGTCGGCACCCGCCTGCCGGCCCACGCCACGGTGCTGGGGCGCATCCTGCTCGAAGACCTGAGCCTGGCCGAGCTGCGCGAGCTGTACCCCGAGGAGCACCTGGAACAGCACTCGCCGTGCACGCCAAAAACCGTGCTGGAGCTGTTCGACCTGGTGCAGAGCGACCGTCAGCGTGGCTACGTCAGCGGCGAAGGCTTCTTCGAGTCGTCGATCTCGACCATCGCCGCCCCGGTGCGCGATCACAGTGGTCGAGTGGTTGCCGCCATGGGCGTGACCATTCCCTCGGTGCAGGTTGCGCACATCAATTTCGACGGTCTGCTCGGCCATGTCCGTGGCAGCGCCGACGAGCTGTCGCGCCTGCTCAACTACACCCCGCACGCTGGCAACGGTCGCGTCACTGCGCTGATGAGGGATTGA
- a CDS encoding cupin domain-containing protein, with product MTDLSVQNDTPKTWEQPAGSDLAGWMQTRIARYETRKYDWDALKFQADYDPKFRRAQMRYVGTGGTGVNSDMNTIASENFTFSTMVIPAGHEGPPHIHTDVEEVFFVLRGKLKVIIEKDGERFETVLTDRDLISVPPGVYREEINIGDEDALMCVMLGAKKPVTPTYPPAHPLASIKRG from the coding sequence ATGACTGACCTATCCGTACAAAACGACACACCAAAGACCTGGGAACAACCCGCAGGCTCGGACCTGGCCGGCTGGATGCAGACCCGCATCGCCCGCTATGAAACCCGCAAGTACGACTGGGACGCGCTGAAGTTCCAGGCCGACTACGACCCCAAGTTCCGCCGCGCGCAAATGCGCTACGTCGGCACCGGTGGCACCGGGGTCAACAGCGACATGAACACCATCGCCTCGGAGAACTTCACCTTCTCGACCATGGTCATCCCCGCCGGTCATGAAGGCCCGCCGCACATTCATACCGACGTCGAGGAAGTGTTCTTCGTGCTGCGCGGCAAGCTCAAGGTGATCATCGAAAAGGACGGCGAGCGTTTCGAAACCGTGCTCACCGACCGCGACCTGATTTCGGTACCGCCGGGCGTGTACCGCGAGGAGATCAACATCGGCGATGAAGACGCGCTGATGTGCGTGATGCTCGGTGCGAAAAAGCCGGTCACCCCGACCTATCCGCCAGCGCACCCGCTGGCCTCGATCAAGCGCGGTTAA
- a CDS encoding DUF6279 family lipoprotein produces the protein MYACLSKYLRTVVLLVISALLVIACNRIDLAYRNLDMLVPWSLNDYLSMNRQQKTWLNERLKQQLAWHCRTQLPAYLTWIDEIQAMVASNSVTDQQLQLRTEQARQAIAKVAEQITPSAAELLRSMDDEQVREMRQAFADDIRERQAKYVDTPLSRQIERRAERMEQRLSTWLGELSPQQKLRVMTWSQGLGEQNRQWIANRAHWQAQFSAAMDQRHSDSFEPRLDILLKKRESLWTPEYRIAFQRTEQEARRLLVDVMAQSSELQRQHLERKLGQVRQSFSELKCLKG, from the coding sequence ATGTACGCCTGCCTGTCCAAGTACCTGCGCACCGTTGTGTTGCTGGTGATATCGGCCTTGCTGGTGATCGCCTGCAACCGTATCGACCTGGCCTACCGCAACCTCGACATGCTGGTGCCCTGGTCATTGAACGACTACCTGAGCATGAACCGCCAGCAGAAAACCTGGCTCAATGAACGGCTCAAGCAGCAACTGGCCTGGCATTGCCGTACACAGTTGCCGGCTTACCTGACCTGGATCGACGAAATCCAGGCGATGGTCGCCAGCAACAGCGTGACCGACCAGCAGTTGCAACTACGCACCGAGCAGGCCCGCCAAGCGATTGCCAAGGTCGCCGAGCAGATCACCCCCTCGGCTGCCGAACTGTTGCGCAGCATGGATGATGAGCAGGTGCGGGAAATGCGCCAGGCCTTTGCCGACGACATCCGTGAACGTCAGGCCAAGTACGTCGACACCCCCCTGTCGCGGCAGATCGAACGGCGTGCCGAGCGCATGGAACAGCGCCTGAGCACCTGGCTGGGTGAACTCAGCCCGCAACAGAAGTTGCGGGTCATGACCTGGTCCCAAGGCCTGGGCGAACAGAATCGCCAATGGATTGCCAACCGTGCCCATTGGCAGGCGCAATTCAGTGCGGCCATGGACCAGCGTCACAGCGACAGCTTCGAGCCACGCCTGGACATTCTTCTGAAAAAGCGCGAAAGCCTGTGGACCCCGGAATACCGCATCGCCTTCCAGCGTACCGAGCAAGAGGCACGGCGGCTGCTGGTGGACGTGATGGCGCAGAGCAGCGAGCTGCAACGCCAGCACCTGGAACGCAAACTTGGGCAGGTGCGGCAGAGTTTCAGTGAGTTGAAGTGTTTGAAGGGTTGA
- a CDS encoding alpha/beta fold hydrolase has product MSHATDHSLASLKAQLQQRFTQRLVQLADGAQAIREAGHGPAIVLLHGIGSGAASWLQVALQLSPHARVIAWDAPGYGDSSPLATPAPQAPDYARRLLQLLDALNIDDCVLVGHSLGALSAAALACQHPQRLRRLVLISPARGYGDPARAEQAQQVRSQRLHTLEQLGIAQMAQQRGAHMLSPAASAQALGWVQWNMARLQPRGYRQAVELLCGDDLLRYAASTVPCEVHCGAADSITPPADCQALAAALGAPFQLIAEAGHASPIEQPEAVASLLARAIEASLTGTAL; this is encoded by the coding sequence ATGTCGCACGCCACCGACCACTCGCTCGCAAGCCTCAAGGCCCAGTTGCAACAGCGCTTTACCCAGCGCCTGGTGCAACTGGCCGACGGCGCCCAGGCGATCCGCGAAGCCGGGCACGGGCCTGCCATCGTGCTGCTGCACGGCATCGGCTCGGGCGCCGCGTCCTGGCTGCAGGTGGCGTTGCAATTGAGCCCGCACGCCCGGGTGATCGCCTGGGATGCACCGGGCTATGGCGACTCAAGCCCGCTGGCCACGCCTGCACCGCAAGCCCCTGACTATGCCCGGCGCCTGCTGCAATTGCTCGACGCGCTGAACATCGATGACTGCGTGCTGGTCGGCCATTCCCTCGGCGCCCTCAGCGCCGCGGCATTGGCCTGCCAGCATCCGCAACGGCTGCGCCGCCTGGTGCTGATCAGCCCGGCCCGTGGTTATGGCGACCCAGCGCGCGCCGAGCAGGCACAACAGGTGCGCAGCCAACGCCTGCACACCCTCGAACAACTGGGCATCGCCCAGATGGCCCAGCAGCGCGGCGCGCACATGCTCTCGCCTGCGGCCAGTGCCCAGGCCCTGGGCTGGGTGCAATGGAACATGGCGCGCCTGCAGCCCCGGGGTTATCGCCAGGCCGTCGAGCTGCTGTGCGGTGACGACCTGCTGCGCTACGCCGCAAGCACCGTGCCTTGCGAAGTCCATTGCGGTGCCGCCGACAGCATTACCCCGCCCGCCGACTGCCAGGCCTTGGCGGCTGCGTTGGGTGCACCGTTCCAGCTGATTGCCGAGGCCGGCCACGCCAGCCCGATCGAACAACCCGAGGCCGTGGCAAGCCTGCTTGCCCGGGCCATCGAAGCCTCTCTGACAGGTACTGCGCTATGA
- a CDS encoding ABC transporter permease: MRNLNTSVLGSIALLILFLLLWQWGPGLLGMPEFVMPPLSRVAQESVVMWQSSGLLQHTLITAFEIIVGFGLGALLGVAIGVSLGLSPSAEAMLSPYILALQIAPKVAFAPLFVMWLGYTIYPKILIAILIVFFPVMINVLSAIRTVDPDMINLVRTMNASRWQIFRLVEFPSAMAALFSGLRIASTLAVIGVTVGELVGGNQGLGFLLVDAEGQGNTAGVFVAIVMLTLIGVLAYGAVVWAEKRVLHYLPKAMLSTQ, translated from the coding sequence ATGAGAAACCTAAACACCTCCGTGCTCGGCAGCATCGCCCTGCTGATCCTGTTCCTGCTGCTCTGGCAGTGGGGCCCTGGCCTGCTCGGCATGCCCGAATTCGTCATGCCGCCACTGAGCCGTGTGGCCCAGGAAAGCGTGGTCATGTGGCAGTCCAGCGGCCTGCTGCAGCACACCCTGATCACCGCCTTCGAGATCATCGTCGGCTTTGGCCTCGGCGCCCTGCTGGGGGTGGCCATCGGGGTGTCGCTGGGCCTGTCGCCGTCGGCCGAAGCCATGCTCTCGCCGTACATCCTGGCCCTGCAGATCGCCCCGAAAGTCGCCTTCGCACCGCTGTTCGTGATGTGGCTGGGCTACACCATCTACCCGAAGATCCTCATCGCCATCCTCATCGTGTTCTTCCCGGTGATGATCAACGTGCTCTCGGCGATCCGTACCGTGGACCCGGACATGATCAACCTGGTGCGCACCATGAACGCCAGCCGCTGGCAGATCTTTCGCCTGGTGGAGTTCCCCTCGGCCATGGCCGCACTGTTCTCCGGCCTGCGCATCGCCTCGACCCTGGCGGTGATCGGGGTCACCGTTGGCGAGCTGGTCGGCGGCAACCAGGGCCTGGGCTTCCTCTTGGTCGACGCGGAAGGCCAGGGCAACACCGCCGGGGTCTTCGTCGCCATCGTCATGCTCACCTTGATCGGCGTGCTGGCCTACGGCGCAGTGGTCTGGGCCGAGAAACGCGTTCTGCACTACCTGCCCAAAGCCATGCTGAGTACTCAATGA
- a CDS encoding ABC transporter substrate-binding protein: MCKSLQRLAQTSVIALGLGLALTAQAAPTKVTYLLPAPPNSPAFAPWIIAKEKGYYRARDLDLTFIAAKGGVDVAKQIGAGNAMLGGAIGDTPIVVRANGIPVRAVAVLGAGGVTMIATNAGENIRSIKDLKGKTLTVMSYSDTTYYALLASLRKAGLSKTDVDIQAAGPSGVWQLFSASKAQAMAGVPDWVVNAEEAGLKISLIPQNEIFESMAQAILASDEAIQNQPLVVGGVVQATLEGMRDIIEDPKAAAATFAKAVPAYAGKEAALEKTLRLYVEHVYANQTVLGRIDPARLDAVRTFYVSEGIVAKEPKLDELYSNQFIETTTAAQ, translated from the coding sequence ATGTGCAAGTCCCTGCAACGCCTGGCACAGACTTCAGTCATCGCCCTGGGCCTCGGCCTGGCGCTCACTGCCCAGGCAGCGCCGACCAAGGTCACCTACCTGCTGCCCGCGCCGCCCAACTCGCCGGCCTTCGCGCCGTGGATCATCGCCAAGGAAAAGGGCTACTACCGTGCCAGGGACCTGGACCTGACCTTCATCGCCGCCAAGGGCGGGGTCGATGTCGCCAAGCAGATCGGCGCCGGCAACGCCATGCTCGGCGGCGCCATCGGCGACACCCCGATCGTGGTCCGCGCCAACGGCATTCCGGTGCGGGCGGTGGCGGTGCTCGGCGCCGGTGGCGTGACCATGATCGCCACCAATGCCGGCGAGAACATCCGGTCAATCAAGGACCTCAAGGGCAAGACCCTGACCGTGATGTCCTACTCCGACACCACCTACTACGCCCTGCTCGCCTCGCTGCGCAAAGCCGGCCTGAGCAAGACCGATGTCGATATCCAGGCCGCCGGCCCGTCGGGCGTGTGGCAGCTGTTCTCGGCCAGCAAGGCCCAGGCCATGGCCGGGGTGCCGGACTGGGTAGTGAATGCCGAAGAGGCCGGCTTGAAGATCAGCCTGATTCCACAAAACGAGATCTTCGAGAGCATGGCCCAGGCGATCCTCGCCTCGGACGAGGCGATCCAGAACCAGCCGCTGGTGGTCGGCGGTGTGGTCCAGGCCACCCTTGAAGGCATGCGCGACATCATCGAAGACCCGAAAGCCGCGGCCGCCACCTTCGCCAAGGCCGTCCCGGCTTATGCCGGCAAGGAAGCGGCGCTGGAAAAAACCTTGCGCCTGTACGTCGAGCACGTCTACGCCAACCAGACCGTACTCGGGCGCATCGACCCGGCACGCCTGGACGCAGTGCGCACGTTCTACGTCAGCGAAGGCATCGTCGCCAAGGAACCCAAGCTCGACGAGCTCTACAGCAACCAGTTCATCGAAACCACCACGGCCGCGCAATAA
- a CDS encoding CvfB family protein yields the protein MALVGRYNTLQVVKHTDFGLYLDGGADGEILLPNRYIPKDTPTEVEDWLNVFVYLDSEDKLIATTEKTKLQVGEFASLKVKEINSIGIFLDWGLPKDLLMPYSEEKRQMKAGEYCVVHAYLDKRTRRITATARLDRYLDKLPATYAVGQEVDLLVVEETPMGFKAIINNKHWGLIHKNEVFKFLRSGKQEKGYIKELRSDGKIALSLQPIGQDLANSLHDKILAKLKDANGVLPVSDKSDPQLISDLFGVSKGNFKKAIGALYKDGRIVIHADRIELA from the coding sequence ATGGCTTTAGTTGGGCGTTACAACACTTTGCAAGTGGTCAAGCACACGGACTTCGGTCTGTACCTGGACGGCGGGGCGGACGGCGAAATTCTGCTGCCGAACCGTTACATCCCCAAGGACACGCCCACCGAGGTCGAAGACTGGCTGAACGTCTTTGTCTACCTCGACAGCGAAGACAAGCTGATCGCCACCACGGAAAAGACCAAGTTGCAGGTCGGCGAATTCGCCAGCCTCAAGGTCAAAGAGATCAACAGCATCGGCATTTTCCTCGATTGGGGCCTGCCCAAGGACCTGCTGATGCCGTACTCCGAAGAAAAACGCCAGATGAAGGCCGGCGAGTACTGCGTGGTGCACGCTTATCTCGATAAGCGCACCCGCCGCATCACCGCCACTGCGCGCCTGGACCGGTACCTGGACAAGCTGCCAGCGACCTACGCGGTTGGCCAGGAAGTCGACTTGCTGGTAGTCGAAGAAACCCCGATGGGCTTCAAGGCGATCATCAATAACAAGCACTGGGGCCTGATCCACAAGAACGAAGTGTTCAAGTTCCTGCGTTCGGGCAAGCAGGAGAAGGGCTACATCAAGGAGCTGCGCAGCGACGGCAAGATTGCCCTGAGCCTGCAGCCCATTGGCCAGGACCTGGCCAACAGCCTGCACGACAAGATCCTCGCCAAGCTCAAGGACGCCAACGGCGTATTGCCGGTCAGCGACAAGAGCGACCCGCAGTTGATCAGCGACCTGTTCGGGGTCAGCAAGGGCAACTTCAAGAAGGCCATCGGTGCCTTGTACAAGGATGGCCGCATCGTCATCCACGCCGACCGCATCGAACTGGCCTGA
- a CDS encoding ABC transporter ATP-binding protein: protein MYAIPSQWNTPHSKEDLEPTEIEFRNVGKCFPAKGKAEAPFAIREVNFKIRRGEVVSIIGPSGCGKSTILNMGSGLYRPSEGEVFVGGEAVVGPVRKVAFMLQKDLLMPWRSIRRNVELGLEIQGMPAAQRQPIAEDLLKRCHLQGFADHYPFQLSGGMRQRAALARTLAIDPQVLFLDEPFSALDAQTKMILQQDLARMLFEEKKTALFITHDLVEAIAMSDRLLVMSARPGTIIEEITVDLPFRDNPLERRKLPEIGPLAGRLMELLKVGEDTELH from the coding sequence ATGTACGCAATCCCCTCTCAATGGAATACGCCGCACTCCAAGGAAGACCTGGAGCCGACCGAAATCGAATTTCGTAATGTCGGTAAATGTTTCCCGGCCAAGGGCAAAGCCGAGGCGCCCTTCGCCATTCGCGAGGTGAACTTCAAGATCCGCCGCGGCGAAGTGGTGTCAATCATCGGCCCGTCCGGTTGCGGTAAAAGCACCATCCTCAACATGGGCTCCGGCCTGTACCGCCCCAGCGAAGGCGAAGTCTTCGTCGGCGGCGAGGCGGTGGTCGGGCCGGTGCGCAAAGTGGCCTTCATGTTGCAAAAGGACCTGCTGATGCCCTGGCGCAGCATCCGTCGCAACGTCGAGCTGGGCCTGGAGATCCAGGGCATGCCCGCCGCCCAGCGCCAGCCGATTGCCGAAGATCTGCTCAAGCGCTGCCACCTGCAAGGCTTTGCCGACCACTACCCGTTCCAGTTGTCGGGCGGTATGCGCCAGCGCGCCGCCCTGGCCCGCACCCTGGCCATCGACCCGCAGGTACTGTTCCTCGACGAGCCGTTCTCGGCCCTCGATGCGCAAACCAAGATGATCCTGCAACAGGACCTGGCGCGGATGCTGTTCGAAGAGAAAAAAACCGCGCTGTTCATCACCCATGACCTGGTCGAGGCGATTGCCATGTCCGACCGACTGCTGGTCATGAGCGCCCGCCCGGGCACCATCATCGAAGAAATCACTGTCGACCTGCCGTTCCGTGATAACCCGCTGGAGCGCCGCAAGCTGCCGGAAATCGGCCCGCTGGCCGGGCGCCTGATGGAACTGCTGAAAGTCGGCGAAGACACCGAACTGCATTGA
- a CDS encoding DMT family transporter, whose translation MSPIAISRLLILAAVWGASFLFMRIIAPVLGTLPTAFFRVSIACLGLLVILALLRVSWDFNGKLKACLVLGMINSGIPATLYSVAAQVLPAGYSAIFNATTPLMGVLIGALCFREPMTPAKLSGIFLGLFGVGILSGAGPVAFDAKLMQGALSCLAATACYGLAGFLARRWLDQQGGLDSRLSALGSMLGATLLLLPLFSYSVLTQPPASWGGWQVWASLLGLGLVCTAFAYILYFRLISEIGPVKSSTVTFMIPAFGVLWGAWLLDEPLSMAHLYGGLLIAVALWLVLKPARA comes from the coding sequence ATGAGCCCCATCGCCATTTCCCGCCTGTTGATTCTTGCTGCTGTCTGGGGGGCGAGTTTTCTGTTCATGCGCATCATTGCGCCGGTACTTGGCACCCTGCCCACGGCGTTCTTTCGCGTCTCCATTGCCTGCCTCGGCCTGTTGGTAATACTCGCCCTGCTACGGGTGAGCTGGGACTTCAACGGCAAGCTCAAGGCCTGCCTGGTGCTGGGCATGATCAACTCGGGGATCCCGGCCACCCTGTATTCAGTGGCAGCCCAGGTATTGCCGGCCGGCTACTCGGCAATCTTCAATGCCACCACGCCATTGATGGGCGTGCTGATCGGTGCACTGTGCTTTCGCGAGCCGATGACCCCGGCCAAGCTCAGCGGCATCTTTCTCGGTTTGTTCGGTGTCGGCATTCTCAGTGGCGCCGGCCCAGTGGCGTTTGATGCCAAGCTCATGCAGGGCGCCCTGTCGTGCCTGGCGGCAACTGCCTGCTACGGCCTGGCCGGCTTTCTGGCGCGGCGCTGGCTCGACCAGCAAGGCGGCCTCGACAGCCGGCTGTCGGCCCTGGGCAGCATGCTGGGTGCAACCTTGCTGCTGTTGCCGTTGTTCAGCTACAGCGTGCTGACCCAGCCGCCAGCAAGCTGGGGTGGCTGGCAGGTATGGGCGTCGCTGCTGGGGTTGGGGCTGGTATGTACTGCCTTCGCCTACATCCTGTACTTCCGCCTGATCAGCGAGATCGGCCCGGTCAAATCCAGCACCGTCACCTTCATGATCCCGGCCTTTGGTGTGCTGTGGGGTGCCTGGCTGCTGGACGAGCCGCTGTCGATGGCGCACCTGTATGGCGGGCTGCTGATTGCCGTGGCGTTGTGGCTGGTGCTCAAGCCTGCTCGTGCCTGA
- a CDS encoding CsbD family protein produces the protein MSGTKDKVKGMANEAVGNIKQGVGKVTDNDRLRAEGELQERKGEAQQVVGKVKDAVKKP, from the coding sequence ATGAGTGGCACTAAAGATAAAGTCAAAGGCATGGCCAACGAGGCCGTTGGCAACATCAAGCAAGGTGTTGGCAAGGTTACCGACAATGACCGGCTGCGCGCCGAAGGCGAGCTGCAGGAGCGCAAAGGCGAAGCCCAGCAGGTGGTCGGCAAGGTCAAGGATGCCGTGAAGAAGCCTTGA
- the aceK gene encoding bifunctional isocitrate dehydrogenase kinase/phosphatase, translated as MPQQWPAADIARMILDGFDDYREHFRQITDGARERFEQAQWQQTQSASAARINLYEEKVSEVSGWLHQGFDDQVLLDVSLWPLVKSAYIGLIDPRLDDELSETWYNSIFCSLFSHDLISDGSMFIHTTRPSLRSHERAAQTRTYRPESSLGGLLAQVFADYRFDVPYADLAGDLARLEGQLRENLPDWVCKDPALAVELFSSVLYRNKGAYLVGRLYTQDEQWPLVIPLLHREGHGIEIDVLITDEAEVSIIFSFTRSYFMVDVPVPAEFVGFLKRILPGKHIAELYTSIGFYKHGKSEFYRALINHLAGTDDRFIMAPGVRGMVMSVFTLPGFNTVFKIIKDRFSPSKNVDRATVIEKYRLVKSVDRVGRMADTQEFSDFRFPLSKFEPECLAELLEVAPSTVEVHGDTVLIRHCWTERRMTPLNLYLENANDAQVREALEDYGLAIKQLAAANIFPGDMLLKNFGVTRHGRVVFYDYDEICFLTEVNFRYIPPPRTPEDEMASEPWYSIGPLDVFPEEFPPFLFADSGQRRLFNQLHGELYDADYWKSLQTAIRGGKVIDVFPYRRKCRES; from the coding sequence ATGCCCCAGCAATGGCCGGCCGCCGATATCGCCCGGATGATCCTCGATGGCTTCGACGATTACCGCGAGCATTTCCGGCAGATCACCGACGGTGCCCGCGAGCGTTTCGAGCAGGCCCAGTGGCAACAGACCCAGAGCGCTTCGGCGGCGCGCATCAACCTGTATGAGGAAAAAGTCAGCGAGGTCAGCGGCTGGCTGCATCAGGGCTTCGATGACCAGGTGCTGCTCGATGTGTCGTTGTGGCCACTGGTCAAGAGTGCCTATATAGGCCTGATTGACCCGCGCCTGGACGATGAACTGTCAGAAACCTGGTACAACTCGATCTTCTGCAGCCTGTTCAGCCATGACCTGATCAGCGACGGCAGCATGTTCATCCATACCACCCGGCCTTCGTTGCGCAGCCATGAGCGGGCCGCGCAGACCCGCACCTACCGGCCAGAGAGCAGCCTCGGTGGGTTGCTGGCGCAGGTCTTTGCCGACTATCGCTTCGATGTGCCCTATGCGGACCTTGCCGGTGACCTGGCGCGCCTTGAAGGGCAATTGCGTGAAAACCTGCCGGACTGGGTGTGCAAGGACCCGGCCCTGGCTGTGGAACTGTTTTCGTCGGTGCTGTACCGCAACAAGGGCGCCTACCTGGTCGGGCGCCTGTACACCCAGGACGAGCAATGGCCGCTGGTGATCCCGCTGCTGCACCGCGAAGGCCATGGCATCGAGATCGATGTGCTGATCACTGACGAAGCCGAGGTGTCGATCATCTTCTCCTTCACCCGTTCCTATTTCATGGTCGACGTGCCGGTACCGGCCGAGTTCGTCGGCTTTCTCAAACGCATCCTGCCGGGTAAGCATATTGCCGAGTTGTACACCTCGATCGGTTTCTACAAGCACGGCAAGTCGGAGTTCTATCGGGCGCTGATCAACCACCTGGCGGGTACCGATGACCGTTTCATCATGGCCCCGGGCGTGCGTGGCATGGTCATGAGCGTGTTCACCCTGCCGGGCTTCAACACCGTGTTCAAGATCATCAAGGACCGCTTCTCGCCATCGAAGAACGTCGACCGCGCCACGGTGATCGAAAAGTACCGGCTGGTAAAAAGCGTCGACCGCGTCGGGCGCATGGCCGATACCCAGGAGTTCTCCGATTTCCGCTTCCCCTTGAGCAAGTTCGAGCCCGAGTGCCTGGCCGAGCTGCTGGAGGTGGCGCCGTCCACGGTCGAAGTGCACGGCGACACCGTGCTGATTCGCCACTGCTGGACCGAGCGGCGCATGACCCCGCTCAACCTTTACCTGGAAAACGCCAATGACGCCCAGGTGCGCGAAGCCCTGGAAGATTACGGCTTGGCGATCAAGCAGTTGGCAGCGGCGAATATTTTCCCGGGTGACATGCTGTTGAAGAACTTCGGTGTTACCCGTCACGGGCGGGTGGTGTTCTACGATTACGACGAGATCTGTTTTCTTACGGAAGTCAATTTCCGCTACATCCCGCCACCGCGCACGCCGGAGGATGAAATGGCCTCCGAGCCCTGGTACTCGATCGGGCCGCTGGATGTATTCCCTGAAGAGTTCCCGCCGTTCCTGTTTGCCGATAGCGGCCAGCGTCGGCTGTTCAACCAGTTGCATGGCGAGCTGTACGATGCCGACTACTGGAAAAGTCTGCAGACGGCGATTCGTGGCGGCAAGGTGATCGATGTGTTCCCGTACCGGCGCAAGTGCCGGGAGAGCTGA